A portion of the Saimiri boliviensis isolate mSaiBol1 chromosome 1, mSaiBol1.pri, whole genome shotgun sequence genome contains these proteins:
- the FTMT gene encoding ferritin, mitochondrial: MLSCFGLLSRHVSPSPASLRSVRRCFALRLRWTPGRPSDPWPIAPCRPLAAAASSRYPTGTAAGPSRVRQNFHPDSEAAINRQINLELYASYVYLSMAYYFSRDDVALNNFARYFLHQSREETAHAEKLMRLQNQRGGRICLQDIKKPDQDDWESGLHAMECALRLEKNVNQSLLELHTLASDKGDPHLCDFLETYYLNEQVKSIKELGDHVHNLVKMGAPDAGLAEYLFDKHTLGNENKQN, encoded by the coding sequence ATGCTGTCCTGTTTCGGACTCCTCTCCAGGCACGTCAGCCCTTCGCCGGCGTCTCTGCGCTCCGTGCGCCGCTGCTTCGCGCTCCGGCTGCGTTGGACCCCGGGGCGGCCCTCGGACCCCTGGCCGATCGCCCCCTGCCGCCCACTGGCCGCAGCCGCCTCTTCCCGCTACCCTACCGGGACCGCCGCCGGCCCCTCTCGGGTGCGCCAGAATTTCCATCCTGACTCGGAGGCTGCCATCAACCGCCAGATCAACCTCGAGCTCTATGCGTCCTACGTGTACTTGTCCATGGCCTATTACTTCTCCCGGGATGATGTGGCCTTGAACAACTTCGCCAGGTATTTCCTTCACCAGTCCCGGGAGGAGACTGCGCACGCAGAGAAGCTGATGAGGCTGCAGAACCAGCGAGGGGGCCGGATCTGCCTGCAGGACATTAAGAAGCCAGACCAGGACGACTGGGAAAGCGGGCTGCATGCCATGGAGTGTGCGCTGCGCTTGGAAAAGAATGTGAACCAGTCGTTGCTGGAATTGCACACTCTGGCCTCAGACAAAGGTGACCCCCATTTGTGCGACTTCCTGGAAACCTATTACCTGAATGAGCAGGTGAAGTCTATCAAAGAACTAGGTGACCACGTGCACAACTTAGTGAAGATGGGGGCCCCAGATGCTGGCCTGGCTGAGTACCTTTTTGATAAACATACTCTTGGAAATGAAAACAAGCAGAACTAA